The Syntrophales bacterium genome includes the window GAAGGGGCGTTCACGAAAAAATATCCCTTCACTATCAAGCCTGATCAGAAACTGACCGTGAGCAATATCTTTGCCATACACCGGGACAATTACGAGGGTAGCGAGTTTGATCTGACAAAAGGTCTGGCAGCCGGTCCCTTCGGCAATCCCAACCGTTTTGAGGGGCAGGCCGAGGGCATGGCCGATAAAGAAGGACGTCTTACCCCTATCAACGGGGAATTCGAGCGGCCACTCAATATCTACCGGTGCGTTTACGCCTACGTGAATCAGTCACGGAAATGGCTGCCGGATCCGATCGGCGGAGACTGACCTGGTTCGGTCCGGACCGACCCGCCACCGCCGTGCTGATGCCCTTTTACGCCGGTGCAACAACATTGCCCGAATCCATACAACGGGGCGACATCCTGGAATTAGAACGGGACAGCATGTGGATTGCCTTCAATTATGTGGCCAACTACGCCATGCTCAAGTATTCTTACATGATCAAGGATGTACACGCAGTGAGAGATCGCTTTGAAGCCGGTGCCTTCGGAGCGCAGCGGGAGCTGGAGGCTCAGGCAGTAGCCCTTTGGAAGCAGAGAGACAAAAATGGTGCCCGCGCCCTTCTGACCTGGCATTCAGAAAATATCGCCGAGAAGGTGCTCCATGAATGGTGGAAGCTTGCCGAACACCTCTACATCAAATATAACGATGGGGCTACCTGAACACCAGGGCGGGCATCGCCCAGTCCGTGTTCTATCCCGCCTGGTGGCTCAAAGAGGTCGGCTACGAAAACGGTCCCACCAGCTCCGGAAGCATCCCGGCAGTAATTGAAGTCTCGGGGGCTTCACGAACGAACCCGGGCAATAACCGCCCTGTCGTTCCCGTTGGGAGTGACAGGGCATCCCGAATATTCGCGAGGATCTTTCCCCACCGTCTTCATCTTATAAAAAAGGTAACCAGCCAAGTGATCGTCTTGTTAGCCATGACCGAAAATTTGCATAGATCATAACGAGAAAAGGATTTATAATTGCCGTACTGGTCCTAAAAAAAAACGGGAACATAAAATCCTTATAAAAGGTTCTCACCAATCACATGATTCTACACATAGATATGGATGCCTTCTACGCCTCTGTGGAAGAGCTGGATAATCCTCAGCTGAAGGGCAAGTGTGTGATCGTAGCTGGGCAGTCCGAACGCAGTGTTGTATCTGCTGCAAATTACGAGGCCAGAAAGTTTGGAGTCCATTCTGCTATGCCGGTGTTTCAGGCACGGCAGAAATGTCCCGAAGCTGTATTTCTTCCGCCCAGGATGGGCCGCTACAAAGAATTGTCAGCAAAGATCATGTCCATCCTTTGCGAATTCTCTCCACTTGTTGAACCGAGTTCGATTGACGAGGCCTATGTTGATATTACCGGCTGTGAAAGGCTTTTGGGAGGGGTAAGGGAAAGTGCCCTCAGTATCAAGAAAAGAATAAAAGAGACATTGAACCTGACCTGTTCACTGGGAGCTGCACCGAACAAGTTTCTGGCAAAAATTGCATCGGATATGGATAAGCCCGATGGATTGACAATCATTGTGCCGGAGAACGTCGAACAGTTTATAAAAACCCTCCCGATTCATAAGGTCCCCGGTGTTGGGAAGAATACTCATAGTAAACTCGAACTGCTGGGGATCAAGACCCTCGGCGATGTGAAAAAATACCCCGGAGAAATACTTG containing:
- the dinB gene encoding DNA polymerase IV; the encoded protein is MILHIDMDAFYASVEELDNPQLKGKCVIVAGQSERSVVSAANYEARKFGVHSAMPVFQARQKCPEAVFLPPRMGRYKELSAKIMSILCEFSPLVEPSSIDEAYVDITGCERLLGGVRESALSIKKRIKETLNLTCSLGAAPNKFLAKIASDMDKPDGLTIIVPENVEQFIKTLPIHKVPGVGKNTHSKLELLGIKTLGDVKKYPGEILVKKFGKFGHRLMELADGIDRSAVTPTAETKSVSSEETLLEDTDDKQVLKKYILKQAEKIGRELRKLEVRAKTISIKIKHSDFKQITRSVTIKNPTQSSEVIIREAFQLLENYGMPKKVRLIGVGASNLVLKAEPIQIDIFERDDTKSSNWEKLDQAIDTITDKFGTDAIKRASLKDQK